A genomic window from Corticium candelabrum chromosome 8, ooCorCand1.1, whole genome shotgun sequence includes:
- the LOC134183133 gene encoding protein CLN8-like, with amino-acid sequence MIYELYEKADFDSVTVQCVAVAASFLFFVFVYVTSLLLSSPTFTFQRLSIREKVFWNLTVARGVFGAYSFMFSSYCLMTQDELFNDVVFGKTKASLFLVSTAVGFFAFECVAFFTSAAMFGKMDRTLAVHHALALVSFIRALYLQIAHFFALFALVLEMTTPFTCICWGLLKAKLMHTRLWLANQWMLVHLFHCRSLIECYLWYKSWMNWNYIWTNMPGDVFFLQFFSMSVLSFILTPYWTYKKTMQLLDPTDWNHPQVEKKSDVPNDDRAEDKDKTN; translated from the exons ATGATTTACGAGCTGTACGAGAAAGCAGATTTTGACAGTGTCACAGTTCAGTGTGTCGCCGTTGCAGCATCCTTCCTCTTTTTTGTCTTCGTCTACGTAACTTCTCTGCTTCTATCCAGTCCCACCTTCACTTTTCAACGACTCAGTATACGTGAGAAAGTCTTCTGGAATTTGACGGTAGCTCGAGGTGTCTTTGGAGCGTATTCGTTCATGTTCAGCTCGTATTGTTTGATGACACAAGACGAGTTGTTCAACGATGTTGTATTCGGTAAAACGAAGGCCAGTCTGTTTCTGGTGTCGACTGCAGTTGGATTTTTTGCCTTTGAATGTGTGGCTTTCTTTACATCTGCGGCTATGTTTGGGAAG ATGGATCGAACCCTGGCTGTACATCATGCCCTTGCCTTGGTCAGCTTTATTCGTGCTCTCTACTTGCAAATCGCCCATTTCTTTGCACTCTTTGCACTTGTACTAGAGATGACTACCCCTTTTACTTGTATATGTTGGGGTCTCTTAAAAGCCAAGCTGATGCACACACGTCTGTGGCTTGCCAACCAATGGATGCTTGTTCACCTCTTTCATTGTCGATCATTGATTGAGTGCTATTTGTGGTACAAATCATGGATGAATTGGAACTATATTTGGACAAACATGCCGGgtgatgttttctttcttcagTTTTTCTCAATGTCTGTTCTCAGCTTCATCCTTACACCTTACTGGACATACAAGAAGACAATGCAGCTCCTTGATCCAACTGACTGGAATCATCCACAGGTGGAGAAGAAATCTGATGTCCCTAATGATGACAGAGctgaagacaaagacaagacaaatTAA
- the LOC134183374 gene encoding uncharacterized protein LOC134183374 isoform X1: MSIVLTVTLLLKVTSFCDSQANQLKWPKDILTTVDALPDEASAWNYTIDPEWKTKWTTNVSSFLEYCNGSCQLDVEILEKFVKSLFKVKNAMAKYFLSEHFSDIIDSQELELLSHSYSLLFEQLIIQGVTSGEWKVGERQPQVLSLAVNLHAVHAVDCLLRHIYHHPDEYFFEYVHAMHQSVMNQDLQLLNMLTSQVVKASCVERLVEYLGTILNGRSVLDIAVLQCQRTTPSQCVVLSTLVGIVKKFDTNRGETEYTKLVETLDSDLSCSSYQIDMPGSQSLLSCLHSIELKNESQTEGTMNTNWMEILMATMHAATRKGSGGWRISQQSGIDSHGCDLPVISLIDLEPSHFIDDYVNLSQPILIKNATEQWHLRDRLEKSQLSADNGDVDVLVGLIPYGEVFGELNGYATISEFLIYMDELGENQTLSSNMRTAPLYVFDNEILQEKFIGDYQLPDIFSLWNDVLQVHQFILGPRGSGAPFHYHCPAVNVVCYGRKYWFLYPPGQAIYSKVHPFEWLQNYKQKAQYSLLHCVQHPGDLLFVPAGWTHSVLNLDEVVGMAVEFDTGNC; encoded by the exons atgtctaTTGTGCTAACCGTTACTCTACTACTAAAGGTAACTTCCTTTTGTGACTCTCAAGCTAACCAACTGAAGTGGCCGAAAGACATTCTTACGACAGTAGACGCGCTTCCTGATGAGGCTTCAGCATGGAATTACACGATCGACCCGGAATGGAAAACGAAGTGGACCACAAATGTTTCTTCTTTCTTAGAATATTGCAATGGAAGTTGTCAGTTAGATGTAGAAATCCTGGAGAAATTTGTGAAGTCATTATTTAAAGTGAaaaatgcaatggcaaaaTATTTCCTCTCTGAACACTTTTCTGACATCATTGATTCACAGGAGTTGGAGCTGCTTAGCCATTCTTATTCTCTTCTGTTTGAACAGTTAATTATACAAGGAGTGACATCAGGTGAATGGAAAGTTGGAGAACGACAACCTCAAGTTCTCTCTCTAGCTGTTAATCTTCATGCCGTTCATGCTGTTGATTGCTTATTGAGGCATATCTATCATCATCCTGATGAATACTTCTTTGAGTACGTGCATGCTATGCATCAATCTGTGATGAATCAGGATTTACAGTTACTGAATATGCTAACAAGTCAAGTTGTGAAAGCATCGTGTGTAGAGCGACTTGTCGAGTATCTCGGTACCATCTTAAATGGAAGATCAGTGCTGGATATTGCAGTTTTACAATGTCAACGAACTACTCCATCACAGTGTGTTGTGCTGTCAACGTTGGTAGGAATAGTTAAGAAATTTGATACAAATAGGGGTGAGACTGAATACACCAAGCTAGTAGAAACTCTGGACAGTGATTTGTCATGCTCGAGTTATCAGATAGACATGCCAGGTAGTCAGAGCTTGCTATCTTGCTTGCATTCTATTGAATTAAAGAATGAAAGCCAAACTGAAGGAACAATGAATACAAATTGGATGGAAATACTGATGGCAACTATGCATGCAGCTACCAGAAAGGGAAGTGGAGGATGGAGAATATCACAACAATCAGGAATAGATTCACATGGATGTGATCTTCCTGTTATTTCATTGATTGACCTTGAACCATCTCATTTCATCGACGATTATGTTAACTTGAG TCAGCCAATTCTGATCAAGAATGCAACAGAACAATGGCATTTGAGAGATAGACTTGAAAAGAGTCAATTATCAGCTGATAAtggtgatgttgatgttttg GTGGGCCTTATTCCATACGGTGAAGTGTTCGGTGAACTCAATGGATATGCCACAATCAGTGAGTTTCTTATCTACATGGATGAGCTTGGTGAGAACCAGACTTTGTCATCCAATATGAGGACAGCACCTCTGTATGTGTTTGATAATGAGATATTACAAGAAAAGTTTATTGGAGATTATCAACTTCCAG ATATTTTCTCACTTTGGAATGACGTTCTTCAAGTGCATCAGTTCATTCTTGGACCAAGAG GATCAGGAGCACCTTTCCATTATCACTGTCCAGCTGTAAATGTTGTTTGCTATGGTCGAAAGTA TTGGTTTCTATATCCACCTGGCCAAGCAATCTACAGTAAAGTTCATCCATTTGAATGGCTACagaactacaaacaaaag GCACAATACTCCTTGCTGCATTGTGTACAGCATCCAGGAGATCTTCTGTTTGTACCTGCTGGCTGGACACACAGTGTACTCAATTTAGATGAAGTGGTAGGAATGGCTGTAGAATTTGACACAGGCAACTGCTAG
- the LOC134183137 gene encoding extracellular signal-regulated kinase 2-like has product MTSNVDCYVNSRYRVKERLGKGAYGIVWKAVDRQTGEIVALKKIFDAFQNETDAQRTYREVMFLQKFSGHDNVIKLLNVVQADHDQDLYLVFEYMDTDLHAAIKSKILQDVHKQYIMYQLLKAMKFIHSGNVVHRDMKPSNVLLNSDCLVKLCDFGLARSVSHPTSRKETSTDLLDGDPTLTDYVATRWYRAPEILLGSHKYTTGVDMWSLGCILGEVLLGKPLFPGTSTLSQVSLISVELPVPTREDVDSLNATFAQQALQQKRSQRKSSLNERLHFVPPEALHLLEQLLVWNPKKRLTADQAIAHPYVKRFRNEEEPVLAHDVVLPVDDNCQLSVDQYRQILYKGISEMRKELKSCKKPLCVDAESSECVTADQTTESKDARGTAAYSLSSTRKREVNQVNPAGIVVDTTSRDNSLAAKSIDALGKKSVIATSSNKGSFMVEHGRHQDDQTSISFPSHSTTSSMKPSISAVTGLPFGRDRKTVEPSVGNARKVSQHRPLPELKAASKTQEQPEVQRRTGLLNDVSPNRRPYGSGGANAGGPSRVSYGHSTHTYGIVSKSSFASLQQRQW; this is encoded by the exons ATGACTTCAAACGTCGACTGTTACGTTAATTCTCGTTATCGTGTGAAGGAAAGACTTGGCAAAGGG GCGTATGGAATTGTTTGGAAAGCTgtcgatagacagacaggagagaTAGTTGCTCTCAAGAAGATATTTGATGCTTTTCAAAACGAAACGGACGCACAACGGACTTACAGAGAAGTGATGTTCTTGCAG AAATTTAGTGGTCACGATAATGTCATCAAGTTATTGAACGTAGTTCAAGCTGACCATGATCAAGACTTGTATTTGGTATTTGAATACATGG ACACTGATCTTCATGCAGCTATTAAGTCTAAAATACTGCAGGATGTTCACAAGCAATATATTATGTATCAG TTATTGAAAGCTATGAAATTCATTCACTCTGGCAATGTGGTTCATCGTGATATGAAACCAAGTAACGTCTTGCTGAATTCCGACTGTTTGGTGAAG CTGTGTGATTTTGGTTTGGCTCGTTCTGTATCTCATCCTACATCAAGAAAAGAGACAAGTACAGACCTTCTTGATGGTGATCCAACCTTGACTGATTATGTGGCTACACGATGGTATAGAGCACCTGAAATACTGTTGGGCTCTCACAA GTACACAACAGGTGTTGACATGTGGTCATTGGGATGCATTTTAGGAGAAGTACTAttgg GGAAACCGCTGTTTCCTGGGACATCTACACTTTCCCAAGTTAGTTTGATTTCAGTAGAGCTACCCGTTCCTACAAGAGAAG ATGTGGACAGCTTAAATGCCACGTTTGCACAGCAAGCGTTACAGCAAAAACGAAG TCAAAGGAAAAGCTCTTTAAACGAAAGATTGCATTTTGTGCCACCTGAGGCTTTGCATCTCTTGGAGCAGTTGCTGGTATGGAATCCTAAGAAACGGTTGACTGCTGATCAAGCCATTGCACATCCTTATGTAAAGAG ATTTCGAAATGAGGAAGAGCCAGTTCTTGCTCATGATGTAGTTTTACCAGTGGATGATAATTGCCAGCTGTCTGTTGATCAATACAGACAAATCTTGTATAAG GGCATTTCTGAAATGAGAAAAGAGTTGAAAAGCTGTAAAAAACCACTCTGTGTGGACGCAGAGAGCAGTGAGTGTGTTACTGCTGATCAGACTACGGAGAGTAAGGACGCTCGTGGCACTGCAGCCTACTCATTGTCATCTACAAGAAAACGAGAAGTAAATCAAGTAAATCCTGCTGGTATTGTAGTCGATACAACAAGCAGAGACAACTCTTTGGCTGCGAAAAGTATCGACGCACTTGGAAAGAAGAGCGTGATAGCAACTTCTTCTAACAAAGGAAGTTTTATG GTTGAACATGGCAGACACCAGGATGATCAAACGTCCATATCTTTTCCGTCACATTCTACCACATCGTCTATGAAGCCTTCGATCTCTGCAGTAACCGGCCTCCCGTTTGGACGCGACAGAAAAACAGTCGAGCCTTCTGTCGGAAATGCAAGGAAG GTATCTCAACATCGTCCCTTGCCTGAACTAAAGGCTGCTTCAAAGACGCAAGAGCAACCTGAAGTGCAAAGGCGGACTGGTTTATTGAATGACGTGAGTCCCAACAGACGTCCGTATGGCAGTGGAGGGGCCAATGCGGGTGGTCCGTCGCGAGTTTCGTATGGGCATTCTACACATACGTATGGAATTGTGTCGAAATCTAGTTTCGCTTCTTTGCAACAGCGTCAATGGTAG
- the LOC134183588 gene encoding uncharacterized protein LOC134183588, whose translation MWNSVNDSCLEIELESAETLCDVESVCEKVRKSECTLAEKEQQLEDELKRLRTEKLNLSFVRKKAETKRIAIKALKGLICNQTISKDHLKLLAAELQDTSSLQLAIKYIGNRQLILSESIQRFLTDIERKKRMIVALPVVDHLTVKFVSQLAKGFVDNMDELEMLKGIKEELIGRLKSSDCHSMKQENAVKMVASQAACRVVRVLDGKLLGCESVCERQLYDLAVEVSSVWREVAVSLGMTDEMVTFIERDSHTAREQSWIMLKHYVSMTQNRNVHEAVYSNLHSIKCTKNFSEAERSIFPLFFYNESRFCGRQREFELMESCFWNQQVTQNQTCRVQSFVLQIIDGTAGVGKTALAVQYALAYRRAYYDGVFYFSAESLPSLHVSLRQLSVMSESSSNGNLFEDNRCFLNYITQHSQVLIIYDSVCDIDLLQRVLPLPTSNAHILVTTRMTDFHLVMKAAQNFIHLDPLPVDHAVSAILSWSSCLLKYQSEDEVQRARELVSCLPISSLPLSIVHAGRLAQSCGINFSQLKEILDMSVKEFRLIVSNMHMLFDSFHLTHLKEQLMRHLSSPDQLLLAQFEDINLLDISSHDKLVLYVIKHRLSDSQLSHIVFQLALNQVAESEPDAIEMLESTCLMGSENVPGSIIEQIVFGDREHKSFYFSKAVVILSSLSLATVYESSDKYYLSLHPAIQSVLIERVILSGMERVHKKLTDLSECLMSCTQLASQRTIRFMDKKQQTALAVHLYCVAGHILSNQCNTLPCRQLVTVACTTALDMGHNAISFDLCNQLLKMVELTSRGDDARNISSLWTALVLLGTSSQRCNDLLSAQNCYERALQWIESVGDEPLDELGGQAKAVLADEYSFVLDELARCYGANESSVDHTGMYTDRTRNKEQADVVRTAIELHNMGTKFRQAGQLQKSVEAYEQSLSLCGCLQAGGELSAAKDVGSAQTMISLALSLSEAGEFFRARSLLENAATAMKRFLPHNHATVVNTVSLYYWCCVDCGDNKQALKLAKELLSIRMSSLSSDHPDIACSLSNVAVMNMKAGGSLDETIAISKQCVGIWRLHLPKHAKQLALGLHNLGYFQLRRKLYVEASISLEESVKITQSVSGLADGYTFAQTLIYLGDSHSGCGNLELACTWYKDGLRVLKKIHPPDTELMSTVLMELGICTYNMHLFEESVQYYAKAREGLLHTAPQSETFIRVLILLARGYWTVGQMDKAEEVLTEAISKSKQFLSPGHSLIETAENQLHSVWQEKFGNNSI comes from the exons ATGTGGAATAGCGTCAATGACAGTTGTTTGGAGATAGAGCTGGAAAGCGCCGAAACTCTGTGCGACGTAGAGTCTGTTTGTGAGAAAGTGAGAAAGAGTGAATGCACACTAGCTGAGAAAGAGCAGCAGCTGGAAGATGAACTGAAGCGACTTCGAACAGAAAAACTCAATTTGTCGTTTGTAAGGAAAAAAGCAGAGACAAAGAGAATTGCCATAAAGG CTCTCAAAGGTCTGATTTGTAACCAAACTATTTCTAAAGACCATCTGAAATTACTTGCTGCTGAGCTACAAGACACGAGCAGTCTGCAGTTAGCTATTAAATATATTGGAAACCGTCAGCTGATCTTGAGCGAATCTATTCAGAGGTTTCTCACCGACATAGAGAGGAAGAAGAGAATGATAGTGGCATTGCCAGTTGTTGATCATCTTACTGTGAAGTTTGTATCTCAGTTGGCAAAAGGTTTTGTGGATAACATGGATGAACTGGAGATGTTGAAAGGTATAAAGGAAGAACTTATTGGCAGACTGAAGTCATCAGATTGTCACTCAATGAAACAAGAAAACGCAGTCAAAATGGTTGCGTCTCAAGCAGCATGCAGAGTGGTCAGAGTATTAGATGGGAAGTTGCTGG GATGTGAATCTGTTTGTGAGCGGCAGCTGTATGACTTAGCAGTTGAAGTATCGAGTGTATGGCGTGAAGTTGCTGTGAGTCTTGGCATGACTGACGAGATGGTCACGTTCATTGAAAGAGACAGTCATACTGCAAGAGAACAGTCATGGATAATGCTGAAACATTATGTGTCAATGACTCAAAATAGAAATGTTCACGAGGCTGTTTACAGCAATCTGCATTCTATAAAGTGTACCAAGAATTTTTCAGAAGCCGAAA GATCTATTTTCCCTTTATTTTTTTACAATGAATCTCGTTTTTGTGGCCGACAAAGAGAATTTGAATTAATGGAGAGCTGCTTTTGGAACCAACAAGTTACACAAAATCAGACTTGTCGGGTACAGTCTTTTGTGCTGCAG ATTATTGACGGCACTGCTGGTGTTGGCAAAACGGCTTTAGCTGTACAGTATGCTCTTGCGTATCGCCGTGCGTATTATGATGGTGTGTTTTACTTCAGCGCTGAGTCATTGCCATCTCTTCATGTGTCTCTGAGACAG cTGTCAGTTATGTCCGAGTCATCATCTAATGGAAATTTGTTTGAAGACAATCGATGTTTCCTTAATTATATCACACAGCATTCACAAGTTCTTATCATTTATGACAGTGTTTGTGACATTGATCTTCTTCAGCGTGTTCTTCCACTTCCAACAAGCAATGCTCATATTCTAGTAACTACACGAATGACTGATTTCCATTTAGTAATGAAAGCTGCTCAGAATTTTATTCATTTGGATCCATTACCTGTGGACCATGCTGTGAGTGCTATTTTGTCTTGGTCATCTTGCTTGTTAAAATATCAAAGCGAAGATGAGGTTCAACGTGCTAGAGAACTTGTCAGTTGTTTGCCCATATCGTCTTTACCACTGAGCATTGTGCATGCAGGAAGACTTGCTCAAAGTTGTGGCATTAATTTCAGTCAGCTGAAGGAGATACTGGATATGAGCGTAAAAGAATTTAGGTTGATTGTATCAAACATGCACATGCTGTTTGATAGTTTTCACCTGACTCACTTGAAAGAACAACTGATGAGGCATTTGTCATCTCCTGACCAATTACTACTTGCACAGTTTGAAGACATCAACTTATTGGATATATCGTCTCATGATAAACTAGTTTTATATGTGATAAAACATCGGCTTTCAGACTCACAGTTGTCTCACATTGTTTTTCAACTCGCATTAAATCAGGTGGCTGAATCAGAACCCGATGCTATTGAAATGCTCGAGTCTACGTGTCTTATGGGATCAGAAAATGTGCCTGGCAGTATTATTGAACAGATTGTGTTTGGAGACCGTGAACACAAAAGTTTTTATTTTAGCAAGGCCGTAGTTATCTTGTCTTCGTTGTCTTTGGCAACAGTTTATGAGTCTAGTGACAAATATTACTTGTCTCTTCACCCAGCTATTCAATCAGTTCTAATCGAAAGAGTCATACTCTCGGGCATGGAAAGAGTTCATAAAAAGCTCACAGATTTGTCTGAGTGTTTAATGAGTTGTACTCAATTGGCATCACAGAGAACTATTAGATTCATGGACAAAAAGCAACAAACTGCGCTAGCAGTTCATCTCTATTGTGTAGCTGGACATATCTTGTCAAACCAATGTAATACTCTGCCATGTCGACAGCTGGTGACAGTGGCATGTACAACGGCTCTAGATATGGGACACAATGCAATTTCATTTGATCTCTGCAATCAACTGTTGAAGATGGTTGAGCTTACGTCTAGAGGTGATGATGCAAGAAATATCTCAAGTCTTTGGACAG CTCTAGTCTTGCTGGGCACATCTAGTCAGCGCTGTAATGACTTACTTAGTGCTCAAAATTGTTATGAAAGAGCACTCCAATGGATTGAAAGTGTCGGAGATGAACCACTCGATGAACTAGGTGGACAAGCGAAGGCTGTATTAGCTGATGAGTACAGCTTTG TTCTTGACGAGCTGGCGAGGTGTTATGGTGCCAATGAGTCTAGTGTTGATCATACAGGAATGTATACTGACCGTACAAGGAACAAGGAACAAGCTGATGTAGTTAGGACTGCAATTG AACTACATAACATGGGAACTAAATTTCGTCAAGCTGGACAGCTTCAAAAGTCTGTTGAGGCATATGAGCAATCTCTTAGTCTTTGTGGTTGTTTGCAAGCAGGTGGTGAACTCAGCGCAGCAAAAGATGTCGGTTCAGCACAGA CTATGATCAGTCTTGCTCTTAGTCTAAGTGAAGCAGGTGAATTTTTTCGTGCAAGGAGTTTGCTAGAAAATGCAGCAACTGCTATGAAACGCTTTCTTCCCCATAACCACGCAACAGTTGTCAACA CTGTCTCTTTATATTATTGGTGTTGTGTGGACTGTGGTGATAACAAACAAGCACTGAAACTGGCAAAAGAGCTGTTGAGTATAAGAATGTCATCACTCTCTTCTGATCATCCTGATATTGCTTGTT CATTGTCGAATGTTGCTGTAATGAATATGAAAGCTGGTGGTAGTCTTGATGAAACGATTGCAATATCTAAACAGTGTGTTGGAATCTGGAGGCTTCATTTACCAAAACATGCGAAACAGCTGGCGCTCG GATTGCACAACTTGGGATATTTTCAACTTAGAAGGAAGCTGTATGTCGAGGCATCAATATCTCTTGAAGAATCTGTAAAAATCACACAATCTGTTAGTGGATTAGCAGATGGCTATACTTTTGCTCAAA CTCTAATCTATCTTGGTGACTCACATTCAGGGTGTGGCAATTTGGAATTGGCGTGTACATGGTACAAGGATGGTTTGAGAGTTCTGAAAAAGATTCATCCACCTGACACCGAGCTGATGAGTACCg TTCTTATGGAATTGGGCATTTGTACTTACAATATGCATCTCTTTGAAGAATCAGTGCAATACTATGCAAAGGCACGGGAAGGTTTGCTTCACACTGCTCCACAGTCAGAAACTTTCATTCGAG TGCTTATTCTTTTGGCAAGAGGCTATTGGACTGTTGGTCAGATGGACAAGGCTGAAGAAGTGCTCACTGAGGCAATAAGTAAATCCAAGCAATTTCTCTCTCCAGGCCATTCTTTAATTGAGACAG CTGAGAATCAATTGCATTCCGTCTGGCAAGAGAAATTTGGAAATAACAGCATTTAG
- the LOC134183374 gene encoding uncharacterized protein LOC134183374 isoform X2, which produces MSIVLTVTLLLKVTSFCDSQANQLKWPKDILTTVDALPDEASAWNYTIDPEWKTKWTTNVSSFLEYCNGSCQLDVEILEKFVKSLFKVKNAMAKYFLSEHFSDIIDSQELELLSHSYSLLFEQLIIQGVTSGEWKVGERQPQVLSLAVNLHAVHAVDCLLRHIYHHPDEYFFEYVHAMHQSVMNQDLQLLNMLTSQVVKASCVERLVEYLGTILNGRSVLDIAVLQCQRTTPSQCVVLSTLVGIVKKFDTNRGETEYTKLVETLDSDLSCSSYQIDMPGSQSLLSCLHSIELKNESQTEGTMNTNWMEILMATMHAATRKGSGGWRISQQSGIDSHGCDLPVISLIDLEPSHFIDDYVNLSQPILIKNATEQWHLRDRLEKSQLSADNGDVDVLVGLIPYGEVFGELNGYATISEFLIYMDELDIFSLWNDVLQVHQFILGPRGSGAPFHYHCPAVNVVCYGRKYWFLYPPGQAIYSKVHPFEWLQNYKQKAQYSLLHCVQHPGDLLFVPAGWTHSVLNLDEVVGMAVEFDTGNC; this is translated from the exons atgtctaTTGTGCTAACCGTTACTCTACTACTAAAGGTAACTTCCTTTTGTGACTCTCAAGCTAACCAACTGAAGTGGCCGAAAGACATTCTTACGACAGTAGACGCGCTTCCTGATGAGGCTTCAGCATGGAATTACACGATCGACCCGGAATGGAAAACGAAGTGGACCACAAATGTTTCTTCTTTCTTAGAATATTGCAATGGAAGTTGTCAGTTAGATGTAGAAATCCTGGAGAAATTTGTGAAGTCATTATTTAAAGTGAaaaatgcaatggcaaaaTATTTCCTCTCTGAACACTTTTCTGACATCATTGATTCACAGGAGTTGGAGCTGCTTAGCCATTCTTATTCTCTTCTGTTTGAACAGTTAATTATACAAGGAGTGACATCAGGTGAATGGAAAGTTGGAGAACGACAACCTCAAGTTCTCTCTCTAGCTGTTAATCTTCATGCCGTTCATGCTGTTGATTGCTTATTGAGGCATATCTATCATCATCCTGATGAATACTTCTTTGAGTACGTGCATGCTATGCATCAATCTGTGATGAATCAGGATTTACAGTTACTGAATATGCTAACAAGTCAAGTTGTGAAAGCATCGTGTGTAGAGCGACTTGTCGAGTATCTCGGTACCATCTTAAATGGAAGATCAGTGCTGGATATTGCAGTTTTACAATGTCAACGAACTACTCCATCACAGTGTGTTGTGCTGTCAACGTTGGTAGGAATAGTTAAGAAATTTGATACAAATAGGGGTGAGACTGAATACACCAAGCTAGTAGAAACTCTGGACAGTGATTTGTCATGCTCGAGTTATCAGATAGACATGCCAGGTAGTCAGAGCTTGCTATCTTGCTTGCATTCTATTGAATTAAAGAATGAAAGCCAAACTGAAGGAACAATGAATACAAATTGGATGGAAATACTGATGGCAACTATGCATGCAGCTACCAGAAAGGGAAGTGGAGGATGGAGAATATCACAACAATCAGGAATAGATTCACATGGATGTGATCTTCCTGTTATTTCATTGATTGACCTTGAACCATCTCATTTCATCGACGATTATGTTAACTTGAG TCAGCCAATTCTGATCAAGAATGCAACAGAACAATGGCATTTGAGAGATAGACTTGAAAAGAGTCAATTATCAGCTGATAAtggtgatgttgatgttttg GTGGGCCTTATTCCATACGGTGAAGTGTTCGGTGAACTCAATGGATATGCCACAATCAGTGAGTTTCTTATCTACATGGATGAGCTTG ATATTTTCTCACTTTGGAATGACGTTCTTCAAGTGCATCAGTTCATTCTTGGACCAAGAG GATCAGGAGCACCTTTCCATTATCACTGTCCAGCTGTAAATGTTGTTTGCTATGGTCGAAAGTA TTGGTTTCTATATCCACCTGGCCAAGCAATCTACAGTAAAGTTCATCCATTTGAATGGCTACagaactacaaacaaaag GCACAATACTCCTTGCTGCATTGTGTACAGCATCCAGGAGATCTTCTGTTTGTACCTGCTGGCTGGACACACAGTGTACTCAATTTAGATGAAGTGGTAGGAATGGCTGTAGAATTTGACACAGGCAACTGCTAG
- the LOC134183737 gene encoding uncharacterized protein LOC134183737 produces the protein MSAVARYGWLSYMSLCLYACFLVTSANKTQEENDSWTLREQVVELRKIVKQLSSTVNTHCTIKKAAEEVPLATLYGPPMQYNDTYSMQGGETFTNWYTESGQFFSPILQGGMSYSDGNITVPVDGVYYVYAQVYYAPNNADTCGIMFNINDHHWFGVSGQSYTENVKGFITQYTGQARKLIAGDKLVLKASNPCRFLFASIYNVFGAFLITAELEKTYT, from the exons ATGAGCGCAGTTGCACGATATGGATGGCTCTCTTacatgtctttgtgtttgtatgcttgcTTCCTAGTCACATCTGCTAATAAGACGCAAGAAGAAAACGACAGTTGGACGCTCAGAGAGCAG GTTGTTGAGTTGCGAAAAATTGTCAAACAGCTGTCTAGCACTGTAAACACACACTGTACTATCAAG aagGCTGCCGAAGAAGTTCCCCTTGCCACTCTCTACGGTCCACCAATGCAATATAACGACACATACTCGATGCAAGGCG GAGAGACGTTTACCAATTGGTATACCGAGTCTGGACAATTTTTCTCGCCCATACTTCAAGGCGGAATGTCGTACAGTGATGGCAATATCACCGTGCCAGTAGACGGTGTTTACTACGTGTACGCTCAGGTCTATTATGCACCCAACAATGCAGACACGTGTGGCATCATGTTCAACATTAACGACCACCACTGGTTTGGAGTGAGTGGTCAATCGTACACTGAAAATGTGAAAGGATTTATTACTCAATACACTGGCCAGGCAAGGAAGCTTATTGCTGGAGACAAGCTCGTGTTGAAGGCCTCAAATCCATGCCGATTTCTCTTCGCAAGCATTTACAACGTCTTCGGAGCATTTCTCATTACTGCTGAGCTGGAGAAGACATACACTTGA